A DNA window from Thalassospiraceae bacterium LMO-JJ14 contains the following coding sequences:
- a CDS encoding sulfite exporter TauE/SafE family protein, with translation MDIYLPIAELSVNVYLLLAIGGGIGALSGIFGVGGGFLMTPLLIFIGIPPAVAVATGANQIVAASISGVLAHWRRGNVDIRIGVVLLIGGLIGSTIGVWVFSALKAIGQVDLVVNICYVVFLGIIGGLMLIESINAMRAQKAQKRKKSHVHNWTHGLPFKMKFRRSRLYISALLPLAVGIFVGLLSAIMGVGGGFVMVPAMIYILGMPTVVVIGTSLFQIIFVTANVTILQAVSNQSVDIILALVLIVGGVIGAQFGARLGAKLNGEQLRGLLAMMVIMVALKLLLDLATKPADLYSIIRVIS, from the coding sequence ATGGATATTTACCTGCCCATAGCCGAGCTATCCGTTAACGTTTACCTGTTGCTTGCAATCGGTGGGGGTATCGGTGCGCTTTCCGGCATTTTCGGTGTCGGCGGTGGATTCCTAATGACGCCGCTGCTGATCTTCATCGGCATCCCCCCCGCCGTTGCCGTTGCCACCGGCGCGAACCAGATTGTGGCTGCATCCATTTCCGGCGTTCTGGCGCATTGGCGGCGCGGGAATGTCGATATCAGGATCGGCGTGGTACTGCTGATCGGCGGCTTGATAGGGTCAACGATCGGGGTCTGGGTGTTTTCCGCCCTGAAGGCCATCGGTCAGGTCGATCTGGTGGTCAACATCTGCTACGTCGTATTTCTCGGCATTATCGGCGGCCTGATGCTTATCGAAAGCATTAATGCGATGCGCGCTCAAAAGGCGCAGAAGCGGAAAAAAAGCCACGTCCATAACTGGACGCATGGTCTGCCGTTCAAAATGAAATTCCGCCGTTCCAGACTTTATATCAGCGCCCTGCTGCCGCTTGCCGTCGGTATCTTTGTCGGTTTGCTCTCGGCAATTATGGGGGTCGGCGGCGGTTTCGTCATGGTCCCGGCGATGATTTACATCCTCGGCATGCCAACCGTGGTCGTAATCGGCACATCCCTTTTCCAGATCATATTCGTCACCGCGAACGTCACCATCTTGCAGGCTGTCAGCAATCAGAGCGTCGATATTATACTCGCCCTCGTATTGATTGTCGGCGGCGTCATCGGGGCCCAATTCGGCGCACGCCTCGGTGCCAAGCTCAATGGCGAACAATTGCGCGGTCTGTTGGCTATGATGGTGATAATGGTCGCCCTCAAGCTGCTGCTAGATCTGGCGACCAAACCAGCCGATCTCTACTCGATTATACGTGTAATCAGTTGA
- a CDS encoding sulfite exporter TauE/SafE family protein translates to MQIYLPIAEVSVNIFLILGMGGGVGFLSGLFGVGGGFLMTPLLIFIGIPPAVAVATEANQIVASSVSGVLAHWRRGNVDLKMGLLLLIGGVIGSSFGVWLFTILKGLGQIDLVIKLSYVVFLGIIGSLMLIESINAMRASKSKARKRSHSHNWMHGLPFKMRFRKSRLYISAILPILIGVLVGILSAIMGVGGGFVMVPAMIYLLGMPTAVVVGTSLFQIIFVTANVTVLQAVSNYAVDIVLALLLLIGGVIGAQIGARFGGRMQGEQLRGMLALIVIAVCLKLTFDLVVAPADPYSFGVGGH, encoded by the coding sequence ATGCAGATTTATTTGCCCATCGCCGAAGTTTCGGTGAACATTTTCCTCATTCTGGGGATGGGCGGGGGTGTCGGGTTCCTGTCCGGACTGTTTGGTGTCGGCGGCGGTTTCTTGATGACGCCGCTTTTGATTTTTATCGGCATCCCCCCCGCCGTCGCGGTCGCGACAGAAGCCAATCAGATCGTTGCGAGTTCGGTTTCCGGTGTGCTTGCGCATTGGCGGCGTGGGAATGTCGACCTGAAAATGGGGCTGCTGCTGCTTATCGGCGGGGTCATCGGATCAAGCTTCGGCGTCTGGTTATTCACGATCCTCAAGGGGCTCGGCCAAATCGATCTGGTCATCAAACTGTCCTATGTAGTGTTTCTGGGCATCATCGGTTCACTGATGCTGATCGAAAGCATCAACGCCATGCGTGCCTCCAAGTCAAAGGCACGAAAACGCAGTCATTCACATAACTGGATGCACGGTCTGCCGTTCAAGATGCGGTTCCGTAAGTCCCGCCTATATATCAGTGCCATTCTGCCGATCCTGATCGGGGTTTTAGTCGGTATCCTGTCGGCAATCATGGGGGTCGGCGGTGGTTTCGTCATGGTACCGGCGATGATCTATCTGCTTGGCATGCCGACAGCCGTGGTTGTCGGTACATCGCTGTTCCAGATTATTTTCGTAACCGCCAACGTGACGGTGCTGCAGGCTGTTTCAAACTATGCCGTCGATATCGTGCTGGCACTATTGCTGCTGATCGGCGGCGTCATCGGCGCGCAAATCGGTGCGCGTTTTGGCGGTCGCATGCAAGGAGAGCAATTGCGTGGTATGCTGGCGTTGATCGTTATCGCTGTCTGCCTGAAATTGACGTTCGATCTGGTAGTTGCACCTGCCGATCCCTACTCTTTCGGCGTCGGAGGACACTGA
- a CDS encoding DUF2927 domain-containing protein, which yields MRHFDNVVFGAEIEGVKPTEHIQKWMTPIRVSITSMQGKMIAKPDGKRELKLSFVPPAKAHVDMIRKHLTTLVRLTGAKSEKSDKEKGKPANFIIKFVPRLAMGQPFVANDVDPQVLKRLGQAGVCYFLSRSIRTGAMFRSLIVVNAELPPDQMDACLLEEMTQAMGLPNDSDLVTPSIFNQKSTLRTLTNSDLIMLKTLYDKRLPAGTPRLDALRIGREIMSEQLGQ from the coding sequence ATGAGGCATTTTGATAACGTTGTGTTCGGTGCGGAGATCGAGGGCGTCAAACCGACCGAGCATATCCAAAAATGGATGACTCCGATCCGCGTCTCGATCACTTCCATGCAGGGCAAGATGATCGCCAAACCGGACGGCAAACGGGAGTTGAAACTGAGCTTCGTGCCGCCCGCCAAAGCGCATGTCGATATGATCCGTAAGCATTTGACGACGCTTGTAAGGCTGACCGGTGCGAAATCCGAGAAAAGCGACAAGGAAAAAGGCAAGCCGGCAAACTTCATCATCAAGTTTGTCCCCCGGCTTGCCATGGGGCAGCCATTCGTCGCCAATGATGTCGATCCGCAGGTCCTCAAGCGTCTGGGGCAGGCAGGCGTTTGTTATTTTCTCAGCCGCTCGATCCGTACCGGCGCCATGTTCCGGAGCCTGATCGTCGTGAATGCTGAATTGCCGCCGGATCAGATGGATGCTTGCTTGCTTGAGGAAATGACCCAGGCTATGGGACTTCCAAATGACAGTGATCTTGTGACACCATCCATTTTCAATCAGAAATCAACCCTGCGGACCCTCACGAATAGCGATCTGATCATGCTGAAAACGCTTTATGACAAGCGCTTGCCCGCGGGAACGCCACGTCTCGATGCGCTTCGTATCGGGCGGGAAATCATGAGTGAACAGCTTGGCCAGTAA
- a CDS encoding TIGR02186 family protein, translated as MLKRNGKSLVLFLVLLLGGSSLHAKDLVIDLSAPIVQITAAFSGTELLLFGAKRGDGDVIVVVRGPLENQTVHLKERKFGIWVNTENLKFNDLPSYYWVASNRPVFDVLPADTLTRLQIGLDEITIQPTDKNANSAEAIAFRAALIRDKVRKKLYSEDVSPLLFLNDMLFRTKINFPANVSVGEFAIETYLVRDQEVITSETTLLHVRKFGLEAEIYDFAHNQSLLYGIFAVIIACVAGWLANAAFRRS; from the coding sequence ATGTTGAAACGTAACGGCAAATCTCTGGTCCTGTTTCTGGTACTGTTGCTCGGCGGATCAAGCCTGCATGCCAAAGACCTTGTCATCGATTTGTCAGCGCCGATCGTACAGATCACGGCGGCATTTTCTGGAACGGAGCTTTTACTGTTCGGTGCCAAGCGCGGCGACGGCGACGTGATCGTGGTCGTACGCGGCCCGCTCGAGAACCAGACCGTGCATCTGAAGGAGCGCAAATTCGGCATTTGGGTCAATACCGAGAACCTGAAGTTCAACGACCTTCCTTCGTATTACTGGGTCGCCTCCAACCGTCCTGTGTTCGATGTTCTGCCCGCCGACACACTGACGCGGCTTCAGATCGGTCTTGATGAAATAACCATTCAGCCTACCGATAAAAACGCCAATTCAGCCGAGGCTATTGCCTTCCGCGCGGCCCTTATCCGCGACAAAGTACGGAAGAAACTCTATTCCGAAGATGTATCACCGTTACTGTTTCTGAATGACATGCTGTTCAGAACCAAAATCAATTTTCCTGCCAACGTGTCCGTTGGCGAATTTGCAATTGAAACCTATCTGGTACGCGACCAAGAGGTAATTACCAGCGAGACGACACTTTTACATGTGCGGAAATTTGGCCTGGAAGCCGAGATTTATGACTTTGCACATAATCAATCACTTCTTTATGGCATATTTGCCGTTATCATTGCCTGTGTTGCCGGCTGGCTTGCCAACGCCGCCTTCAGGAGGAGTTAG
- a CDS encoding AsmA-like C-terminal region-containing protein, with translation MRKTPELVDDADAGALDPENSWMVEVEGAPSRFPLLAKFGIALGMLTLVFVAFLALGPMVLPASLTVSYAERLLTRATGVDMVIKGGHSFRILPSLRLEAQNAVSRDEASPLNLNLPYLAIEFSALGALSGSADLEHFLARDPVIRFQSGKMLVDTSGQVPEIDRAWGWWRDMSLKQIKIENGALLLSDSRSGRMLKLEGFTAASTAPGEGQVNDGLFINGAGTLNGRDIKLGISASNPQLLVSGNRWPFELSVNSALLSGTFKGSIAVRERTVGDGEMKLSSSDIVELNHWIGPFLPARNPGSMALNATVDFAGDVLDVRRMDLKFGDTSLSGNVKLEAMSSGAPVVNGRFDAETLDLGTAPVGDAMVVAEAPLMIPGMPSGKIEISWQRARWMNVLSGAGHARIERQPSTQRLSLILDDTAIYGGTMRGLFTLDASEGMRALNIEGRALGVNIGPLLSGDAKHAEPLLSGRSTIELNLFSVGGTAKELIEALTGEAEVVAQDGQLMIMELVHGLVPEAENGLPFKSLNGRFTIAQGIAVSDDLLLRSGKLSLVGKGRVDLADWTIDLNIGRLGNDGGTRSLTRYRVSGPAGEMHVEPINGS, from the coding sequence GTGAGAAAAACGCCTGAACTGGTCGATGACGCTGACGCAGGGGCTCTCGACCCGGAAAATTCCTGGATGGTTGAAGTCGAAGGTGCGCCATCGCGATTCCCGCTGCTTGCTAAATTCGGCATTGCTCTGGGGATGCTGACACTCGTTTTTGTCGCTTTTCTTGCGCTTGGCCCGATGGTGCTTCCGGCATCGCTGACGGTGTCATATGCCGAACGGCTTTTAACCCGGGCCACCGGCGTCGATATGGTGATCAAGGGAGGCCATTCGTTTCGTATCCTCCCGTCACTGCGACTTGAGGCTCAAAATGCCGTATCCAGGGATGAAGCGTCCCCGCTCAATCTGAACCTGCCGTATCTGGCAATTGAATTCAGTGCACTTGGTGCACTCTCAGGCAGCGCGGACCTTGAGCATTTTTTAGCGCGCGATCCTGTCATCCGCTTCCAGAGTGGAAAAATGTTGGTCGATACATCGGGCCAGGTGCCCGAAATTGACCGCGCCTGGGGCTGGTGGCGTGACATGAGCCTTAAACAGATAAAGATCGAAAACGGCGCACTACTCCTGTCGGATAGCAGATCCGGCCGTATGCTGAAGCTGGAAGGCTTTACGGCAGCAAGTACTGCCCCAGGCGAAGGACAGGTCAATGACGGTTTGTTCATTAATGGAGCGGGGACGCTTAACGGTCGGGACATCAAACTCGGCATTTCAGCTTCAAATCCGCAATTGCTTGTTTCGGGAAACCGCTGGCCTTTTGAACTGTCGGTCAATTCGGCTCTTCTGAGCGGAACGTTCAAGGGGTCGATTGCCGTTCGTGAGCGGACGGTGGGTGATGGCGAGATGAAGTTGTCCAGTTCCGATATTGTTGAGCTGAACCACTGGATAGGCCCGTTCCTGCCGGCGAGGAACCCGGGCTCAATGGCGTTGAATGCAACTGTCGATTTTGCCGGTGATGTCCTTGATGTGCGCCGTATGGATTTGAAATTCGGAGATACGTCGCTCAGCGGCAATGTAAAACTCGAGGCTATGTCGTCAGGCGCGCCGGTCGTGAATGGCCGTTTCGATGCGGAGACACTTGATCTGGGCACTGCGCCTGTGGGAGATGCCATGGTTGTGGCGGAAGCGCCGTTGATGATTCCTGGCATGCCGAGCGGTAAAATCGAAATATCGTGGCAGCGGGCACGCTGGATGAATGTGCTTAGCGGTGCGGGACACGCGCGTATTGAACGTCAGCCGTCGACACAGCGGCTCAGTCTTATTCTGGATGATACAGCCATTTATGGCGGAACGATGCGTGGCCTCTTTACACTTGATGCTTCTGAAGGCATGCGTGCACTCAACATCGAAGGCCGGGCTCTCGGCGTCAACATCGGTCCGTTATTGAGCGGCGATGCCAAGCATGCTGAGCCGTTATTGAGCGGCCGGTCGACGATCGAACTAAACCTTTTTTCGGTCGGCGGGACAGCAAAAGAACTGATAGAAGCGCTGACCGGTGAAGCCGAAGTCGTTGCACAAGATGGCCAACTGATGATCATGGAGCTTGTCCATGGACTTGTTCCGGAGGCTGAAAACGGGCTGCCTTTCAAGTCTTTGAATGGGCGTTTCACGATTGCACAAGGAATAGCCGTCAGTGATGACCTTTTACTCCGTTCCGGGAAGTTGAGTCTCGTCGGCAAGGGGCGCGTGGATCTTGCCGACTGGACGATTGACCTGAATATAGGCAGATTGGGAAATGATGGCGGCACACGCTCGCTGACACGCTATCGGGTTAGTGGCCCGGCTGGGGAAATGCACGTTGAACCGATTAACGGTTCTTAA
- a CDS encoding universal stress protein codes for MSDSTEDQNAEEAPAKQLTGRTFLCVVDETEEFAAALQFACRRAHNSNGRVALLYVIEPAEFQHWMAVGERMREEAREEAEEMLNVVASVVQKRMGNMPVLYIREGKLREEVVNLIEEEDGISLLVLGAASGTDGPGPLISYLVEKMAGKLRVPVTIVPGSLSEEEIALIT; via the coding sequence ATGAGTGACAGCACCGAAGATCAAAATGCTGAAGAAGCACCGGCAAAACAGCTTACCGGCCGGACCTTTCTCTGCGTCGTCGACGAAACCGAGGAATTTGCCGCCGCGTTGCAGTTCGCCTGCCGCCGCGCCCATAATTCCAACGGCCGCGTGGCACTTTTGTATGTTATAGAGCCGGCAGAATTCCAGCACTGGATGGCCGTTGGCGAACGCATGCGAGAAGAAGCCCGCGAAGAAGCGGAAGAAATGCTCAATGTCGTTGCATCGGTCGTTCAAAAGCGTATGGGCAACATGCCTGTTCTCTATATTCGCGAAGGCAAGCTTCGTGAGGAAGTCGTAAATCTGATCGAAGAGGAGGACGGGATATCGCTACTTGTTCTCGGCGCCGCATCGGGAACCGACGGTCCAGGCCCCCTGATTTCCTATCTGGTTGAGAAAATGGCGGGCAAGTTGCGCGTGCCCGTCACCATCGTCCCTGGAAGTCTGAGCGAAGAAGAAATCGCCCTGATAACCTGA
- a CDS encoding monovalent cation:proton antiporter-2 (CPA2) family protein — translation MVEILSLLGAAVVAVLISMRLGLGSQFGYLAAGAIIGPYGIGMITDAENLRHIGEFGVVFLLFMIGIEMKPQRLWIMRRLVFGLGALQVVSTGAIIAAGVHFIFDLNVKIALVIGFGLALSSTAFGVQMLSEKNELTSHHGRVSFAILLFQDLAVVPLIVILPLFSGDAIAVSTSMGLAMVQAAAIILVVVLVGRYAIGPAMHAIARIGNSDTFVAMALLMVLGFAWAMNQVGLSLALGAFMAGVMLAESEYRHQIEADILPFRGLLLGLFFMGVGMSLDPGPLTDHTSDIILATILLLMLKTVMTLGAALLFKAPFAVAIRSGFLLSQAGEFGFVVFSLAVGEGILAPGLADILVAVVVISMILTPGMVWAGVKLAGKIAPMVPGEVHGAVAEDVRPVLIAGFGRVGETVANMLSATGVPYVAIDTDADRVKRARRHGYHVYFGSAGRPEVLRSVGAQHARLIVVTLDDPVVAEGMIRTVRRLYPHVPVHVRAHDWDVADTYAEMGVAHAMPETVEASLRLGAAALEAAGVDVEKRRILFEELSAENFAKMRRFRRF, via the coding sequence ATGGTTGAGATTCTAAGTCTGCTGGGAGCGGCGGTCGTTGCCGTGCTGATCTCCATGCGACTCGGTCTAGGCTCACAATTCGGCTACCTTGCAGCCGGCGCCATTATCGGCCCTTACGGAATTGGCATGATCACCGATGCGGAAAACCTCCGCCATATCGGCGAATTCGGTGTGGTCTTTCTGCTGTTTATGATCGGCATAGAGATGAAACCGCAACGGTTGTGGATCATGCGGCGGCTTGTTTTTGGTCTTGGCGCCCTGCAAGTCGTTTCTACCGGTGCCATCATAGCTGCAGGCGTACATTTCATTTTCGATCTGAATGTAAAAATCGCCTTGGTGATCGGGTTCGGCTTGGCGTTGTCATCGACGGCGTTCGGCGTTCAGATGCTCTCCGAAAAGAACGAACTGACCAGTCATCATGGGCGTGTCAGTTTTGCCATCCTGTTGTTCCAGGATCTTGCAGTTGTGCCGTTGATCGTGATTTTGCCGCTGTTCAGTGGCGATGCTATTGCAGTCAGTACTTCAATGGGCCTCGCTATGGTCCAGGCGGCGGCCATCATTTTGGTGGTGGTGCTTGTCGGCCGATACGCTATCGGTCCTGCCATGCACGCCATAGCCCGGATCGGCAATAGCGATACGTTCGTTGCCATGGCGTTGTTAATGGTGCTCGGTTTCGCCTGGGCGATGAATCAGGTCGGCCTTTCTCTGGCACTGGGCGCATTCATGGCCGGCGTCATGCTGGCTGAGTCCGAATACCGTCACCAGATCGAGGCCGATATTCTGCCGTTCAGGGGGTTGTTGCTCGGGTTGTTTTTCATGGGTGTCGGCATGAGCCTGGACCCCGGACCGTTGACCGACCATACCTCTGATATCATTTTGGCAACAATATTACTTCTGATGTTGAAGACGGTCATGACGTTAGGCGCTGCGTTGTTGTTCAAGGCGCCGTTTGCCGTCGCGATCCGTAGTGGTTTTCTTTTGTCGCAGGCAGGTGAATTCGGCTTTGTCGTTTTCTCGCTGGCTGTGGGCGAGGGTATATTGGCACCCGGACTTGCGGACATTTTGGTGGCTGTGGTGGTTATCAGCATGATCCTGACGCCGGGCATGGTTTGGGCCGGAGTGAAACTGGCGGGGAAGATTGCGCCGATGGTCCCCGGCGAGGTGCATGGTGCCGTTGCCGAGGACGTTCGCCCTGTGCTGATTGCCGGTTTCGGGCGTGTTGGTGAAACTGTCGCCAATATGCTGTCGGCAACGGGTGTGCCATATGTTGCCATCGACACCGATGCCGACCGTGTCAAACGAGCCCGTAGGCATGGATACCATGTCTATTTTGGCAGCGCCGGTCGCCCAGAAGTGCTGCGCTCGGTCGGCGCGCAGCATGCGCGGTTGATCGTAGTAACGCTGGATGATCCCGTCGTCGCCGAAGGCATGATACGAACCGTACGCCGGTTGTATCCGCATGTGCCGGTCCATGTCCGTGCACATGATTGGGATGTTGCCGATACCTATGCCGAGATGGGGGTGGCTCATGCGATGCCGGAAACCGTCGAAGCGAGCCTGCGGCTTGGTGCTGCAGCGCTTGAAGCAGCCGGTGTGGATGTTGAGAAAAGACGCATTTTATTCGAAGAGTTAAGTGCAGAAAATTTCGCAAAAATGCGTCGTTTCCGCCGCTTTTAG
- the rpe gene encoding ribulose-phosphate 3-epimerase: MVKIAPSILSADFARFGEEIRAIDAAGCDYVHVDVMDGHFVPNMTFGAPIIAKLRPHTKKPFDVHLMIDPAQSYLEEYANAGADIITVHAEADKHLDRSLQVIRALGKKAGVSLNPATPEGVLSYVLDKVDLILVMSVNPGFGGQSFIPSQLDKIRRIREMIADRPIELEVDGGVNVDTIADVVSAGADVVVAGSAVFKGDDYAKTIGDLRAAV, encoded by the coding sequence ATGGTCAAAATCGCCCCCTCGATCCTGTCTGCCGATTTCGCTCGCTTTGGTGAGGAAATCCGCGCCATCGATGCTGCCGGGTGCGATTATGTGCATGTCGACGTCATGGACGGGCATTTCGTGCCCAACATGACGTTCGGCGCGCCGATCATCGCCAAGCTGCGACCGCACACCAAGAAACCTTTCGATGTGCATCTGATGATCGATCCGGCGCAATCTTATCTTGAGGAATATGCCAACGCCGGTGCCGATATCATCACGGTGCATGCGGAAGCCGACAAACATCTCGACCGTTCCTTGCAGGTCATCCGCGCGCTTGGCAAGAAAGCCGGCGTGTCGCTTAACCCGGCAACACCCGAAGGTGTGCTGTCCTACGTTCTCGACAAGGTTGATCTGATTTTGGTGATGAGTGTCAATCCTGGCTTTGGCGGGCAAAGCTTTATTCCGTCGCAACTGGACAAGATCCGCCGGATTCGTGAAATGATCGCAGATCGTCCGATCGAGCTTGAAGTCGATGGCGGCGTCAATGTCGATACCATTGCAGACGTAGTCTCTGCAGGAGCGGATGTGGTGGTCGCCGGCAGCGCCGTGTTCAAAGGTGACGATTACGCCAAGACCATCGGCGACCTGCGCGCTGCCGTTTAA